From a single Vitis vinifera cultivar Pinot Noir 40024 chromosome 18, ASM3070453v1 genomic region:
- the LOC104882526 gene encoding uncharacterized protein LOC104882526 — protein MTKFSGFWVLFLVVGTPFMFLHCSGSSIPDMVFTHHVGSATMKATSRKLKVNGYEHNLGTDKKIIAGNVNLEDYHPIDPVPSSKASIKPGPIQHGTPLIPYIPKPSPPGHPKPGGFF, from the exons ATGACCAAGTTTTCTGGGTTCTGGGTTTTGTTCTTGGTGGTTGGGACACCTTTCATGTTCCTACACTGCTCCGGTTCCTCAATTCCTG ATATGGTCTTCACCCATCATGTGGGTAGTGCTACCATGAAAGCAACAAGCAGGAAGCTGAAG GTGAATGGCTATGAGCATAACTTAGGCACTGATAAGAAGATCATTGCAGGGAATGTAAATTTGGAAGATTATCATCCCATTGATCCAGTTCCAAGTTCAAAGGCTTCCATAAAACCTGGACCTATCCAACATGGCACTCCTCTTATTCCTTACATTCCAAAGCCCTCACCACCTGGCCATCCCAAGCCTGGTGGGTTTTTTTAG
- the LOC100247188 gene encoding uncharacterized protein LOC100247188 → MGSGYVRIIGKWQQPWKIKTSTPSSFASVHQLRNIRNSEISRPINLLSSRSFSSSSSRSSKIGFLGWYLGMLETSPLITKSVTSSLIFAAADLTSQKIMLPPSGSFDPIRTLRMTGYGLLILGPSQHLWFNFVAKVLPKRDVITTLKKIIMGQAIFGPCINSVFFSVNAALQGESGDEIVARLKRDLLPTQLNGLLYWPICDFVTFRFVPVHLQPLMNSSCSYLWTIYLTYMASLRKVCTD, encoded by the exons ATGGGAAGCGGTTATGTGAGAATCATCGGCAAGTGGCAACAGCCATGGAAGATAAAAACTTCAACTCCATCTTCATTTGCATCGGTTCACCAACTCAGAAATATTAGGAATTCAGAAATCTCTCGCCCAATTAATCTACTTTCTTCCCgttcattttcatcatcatcatcgcgGTCCTCCAAGATTGGATTTCTGGGCTGGTATTTGGGCATGCTCGAAACCAGTCCTCTCATCACCAAAAGCGTTACATCCTCCCTTATCTTCGCAGCTGCCGACTTGACGTCCCAG AAAATTATGCTGCCACCTTCGGGCTCTTTTGACCCTATTAGGACATTACGTATGACTGGCTATGGATTGCTCATTTTAGGGCCTTCACAGCATTTGTGGTTTAACTTTGTGGCAAAAGTCCTACCAAAGCGAGATGTGATCACTACCCTGAAGAAAATAATCATGGGACAGGCTATCTTTGGACCTTGTATCAATTCTGTTTTCTTCTCTGTTAATGCAGCTCTGCAAG GTGAAAGTGGGGATGAGATTGTTGCCAGATTGAAGCGAGACCTGCTCCCAACTCAGCTAAATGGTCTTCTGTACTGGCCAATCTGTGATTTTGTTACATTCAGATTTGTTCCTGTCCACCTACAG CCATTGATGAACAGTTCGTGTTCATACCTGTGGACTATATATTTGACATACATGGCAAGCTTAAGGAAAGTGTGCACTGATTAG